The Streptomyces sp. NBC_00569 genomic sequence CAGAACGACTGCTCAAGGTGCTCTGACGCAGAGGACCACGTGCATGGATGGTGGTCCGGACTCACCGTGGTCCGGTCCGGGTGCACCTGGATCAACTTGCCCCGGGGTGCCGGGGCATCTCGGACTCCTGTGAGCGCCATCGCTGGTAAGGAGAGCGGGACGGGGGCGCACGTCTCCACGTGAGTGGACGTTCCGCAGGCGGTCAGGGGGCACCGCGCGAGGCATTGTCGGTCGCCGGTGCCTGGTCCGGGAGGATCTGTTCGGTCCACACGGTCTTGCCGCCCGTGTCGGAGGTGTAGCGGACGCCCCAGTTCTCGCTGAGTTGCGCGGAGATGAACAGGCCACGGCCACCCTCGTCGACCGTGCGGGCGTGACGCATGTGTGGTGCGGAGGGGCTGTTGTCGTGGACTTCGCATGTCAGGGTGCGGTCTTTGATCAGGCGCAGTTGCACGGGTGGAGCGCCGTGGCGGATCGCGTTGGTCACCAACTCGCTGACGATCAATTCAGTGGTGAACGCGGTCTCGTCGTCGACTCCCCACGTGTCGAGCCGGCGTCGCGTGCGCGCCCGAGCCTGTCCTACGGTTTCGGGCCTGTTGTCGAAGTCCCAGGCGGCGACCTGATCGGCGGGGAAGTCGCCGGTACGGGCAAGAAGGAGGACTGCATCGCCGGTGGGGGCATCGCTGTCCAACCGTTTGACGATGTCGTCGCAGATGTCCTGCAGGGGCCGCTCGCCGGGGACCAACAGCCGTCGGAAGCA encodes the following:
- a CDS encoding ATP-binding SpoIIE family protein phosphatase, which produces MYAIYDPLDRTCRLARAGHSPPVLVHPDGTTEILDLPNGPPLGSADGAPFAKTTLSLAQGSVLALYTTSLVSALSSNGPTDLDCFRRLLVPGERPLQDICDDIVKRLDSDAPTGDAVLLLARTGDFPADQVAAWDFDNRPETVGQARARTRRRLDTWGVDDETAFTTELIVSELVTNAIRHGAPPVQLRLIKDRTLTCEVHDNSPSAPHMRHARTVDEGGRGLFISAQLSENWGVRYTSDTGGKTVWTEQILPDQAPATDNASRGAP